In the genome of Kitasatospora cathayae, one region contains:
- a CDS encoding gamma-glutamyl-gamma-aminobutyrate hydrolase family protein, whose product MRKPLIGLTTYLADARWGEWALPAALLPAAYTSCLQSAGGRAVLLPPDAPEAAADVVENLDAIVLTSGEDLDPALYGAQPHPCTGPPVRERDRWERAVLAAALARDMPVLGICRGMQLMNVHAGGTLLQHLPEKVGHHGHNPYGGQFAPHPVTTVPGTRLGALLPGTSRVAAHHHQAVDSLGAGLVVSARAVDGTIEAIESTRHRFAVGVQWHPEAAFESAVVHALVAAARSGDRGAVVPAAGQDPRTGRQPSGAVASTPGP is encoded by the coding sequence ATGCGCAAGCCACTCATCGGACTCACCACCTACCTCGCCGACGCCCGGTGGGGCGAGTGGGCGTTGCCCGCCGCGCTGCTGCCCGCGGCGTACACCAGCTGCCTCCAGTCGGCGGGCGGCCGCGCCGTCCTGCTGCCACCGGACGCGCCGGAGGCCGCGGCCGATGTGGTCGAGAACCTGGACGCGATTGTCCTGACCAGCGGCGAGGACCTGGATCCCGCGCTGTACGGAGCGCAGCCGCACCCGTGCACCGGGCCGCCGGTGCGCGAACGCGACCGGTGGGAACGGGCCGTGCTCGCCGCCGCTCTCGCACGTGACATGCCGGTGCTCGGTATCTGCCGGGGGATGCAGCTGATGAACGTGCACGCGGGCGGCACGCTTCTCCAGCACCTGCCCGAGAAGGTGGGGCACCACGGCCACAACCCGTACGGCGGCCAGTTCGCCCCCCACCCCGTCACCACGGTGCCCGGGACCCGGCTCGGTGCGCTCCTTCCGGGCACCAGCAGGGTCGCCGCCCACCATCACCAGGCGGTGGACTCCCTCGGGGCCGGCCTGGTGGTCTCCGCCCGTGCGGTGGACGGGACCATCGAGGCGATCGAGAGCACCCGGCACCGCTTCGCGGTAGGCGTTCAGTGGCACCCGGAGGCGGCGTTCGAGTCGGCCGTGGTGCACGCCCTGGTGGCCGCGGCCAGGTCGGGCGACCGCGGAGCGGTGGTTCCCGCCGCAGGTCAGGACCCGCGAACGGGGCGACAGCCGAGCGGAGCCGTCGCGTCGACGCCAGGGCCTTGA
- a CDS encoding FcoT family thioesterase, which produces MPFHPQSLPLPGTRADAARTDRALLDRVLAIYKDDCRYLTWAEAAPADHPVGYPLRGAGQFTIRESCYVDAPGSFHLNAVEFNICFNQIMYYLIAAAVHDRLAAPFSSWTMDDFWQRQRPDILIIDFHSTFRSPVTSRNFQGETTITGVHRKNGRSGPFLLVDMTCGFSDRAGGNCHGEVTLAIIHPPQE; this is translated from the coding sequence ATGCCATTCCACCCGCAGTCCCTTCCGCTGCCGGGAACCCGGGCCGACGCTGCCCGCACCGACCGCGCGCTCCTGGACCGTGTGCTTGCCATCTACAAGGACGACTGCCGCTATCTCACATGGGCCGAAGCCGCGCCGGCCGACCACCCGGTCGGCTATCCGCTGCGGGGCGCCGGCCAGTTCACCATCCGCGAGTCCTGCTACGTCGACGCGCCCGGCAGCTTCCACCTCAACGCGGTGGAATTCAACATCTGCTTCAACCAGATCATGTACTACCTGATCGCCGCGGCGGTGCACGATCGGCTGGCCGCTCCCTTCTCCTCCTGGACCATGGACGACTTCTGGCAGCGCCAGCGGCCGGACATCCTCATCATCGACTTCCACAGCACCTTCCGTTCGCCGGTGACCAGCCGGAACTTCCAGGGCGAGACCACCATCACCGGGGTGCACCGGAAGAACGGGCGCAGCGGGCCCTTCCTGCTGGTCGACATGACCTGCGGCTTCTCCGACCGCGCCGGAGGGAACTGCCACGGCGAGGTCACGCTGGCCATCATCCATCCGCCACAGGAGTAG
- the aspA gene encoding aspartate ammonia-lyase, with product MTTATRSEHDLLGDRDVPADAYWGVHTLRATENFPITGTPISTYPHLIEALAAVKEAAALANEELGLLEPRKAAAIVAACQEIRGGKLHDQFVVDVIQGGAGTSTNMNANEVIANRALELLGHAKGEYRHLHPNEDVNLGQSTNDVYPTAVRIATVRAVRGLLDAMAVLQDAFAGKAAEFRDVLKMGRTQLQDAVPMTLGQEFSAFAVMLDEDRSRLAEAVELIQEINLGATAIGTGLNAPAGYAEAARRHLADICGLPLVTAANLVEATQDCGAFVQMSGVLKRIAVKLSKSCNDLRLLSSGPRAGLGEINLPPVQAGSSIMPGKVNPVIPEVVNQVAFEVIGNDVAITMAAEAGQLQLNAFEPIILHSLSESVTHLRAACLTLAERCVVGITANTEALRATVENSIGLVTALNPYIGYTAATDIAKEALASGRGVAELVLEKGLLPAERLAALLRPEVIAGTGAPAA from the coding sequence ATGACGACCGCCACCCGGAGCGAACACGACCTCCTCGGAGACCGCGACGTCCCCGCCGACGCCTACTGGGGCGTCCACACCCTGCGCGCCACCGAGAACTTCCCCATCACGGGCACGCCCATCTCCACCTACCCGCACCTGATCGAGGCGCTCGCCGCCGTCAAGGAGGCCGCCGCCCTCGCCAACGAGGAACTCGGCCTGCTGGAGCCCCGGAAGGCCGCCGCGATCGTCGCCGCCTGCCAGGAGATCCGCGGCGGAAAGCTGCACGACCAGTTCGTCGTCGACGTCATCCAGGGTGGCGCCGGCACCTCGACCAACATGAACGCCAACGAGGTCATCGCCAACCGGGCGCTGGAACTGCTGGGTCACGCCAAGGGCGAGTACCGGCACCTGCACCCCAACGAGGACGTCAACCTCGGCCAGTCCACCAACGACGTCTACCCGACCGCCGTCCGGATCGCGACCGTCCGCGCGGTGCGCGGCCTGCTCGACGCGATGGCCGTCCTCCAGGACGCCTTCGCCGGCAAGGCCGCCGAGTTCCGCGACGTGCTGAAGATGGGCCGCACCCAGCTGCAGGACGCCGTGCCGATGACGCTCGGGCAGGAGTTCTCGGCCTTCGCGGTCATGCTGGACGAGGACCGCAGTCGGCTCGCGGAGGCCGTCGAGCTGATCCAGGAGATCAACCTCGGCGCCACCGCGATCGGCACCGGCCTCAACGCCCCGGCCGGATACGCCGAAGCCGCCCGCCGCCACCTCGCGGACATCTGCGGGCTGCCGCTGGTCACCGCCGCCAACCTGGTCGAGGCCACCCAGGACTGCGGCGCGTTCGTCCAGATGTCCGGCGTGCTCAAGCGCATCGCCGTCAAGCTGTCGAAGAGCTGCAACGACCTGCGTCTGCTCTCCTCGGGGCCGCGCGCGGGCCTGGGCGAGATCAACCTGCCACCGGTGCAGGCGGGTTCGAGCATCATGCCGGGCAAGGTCAACCCGGTGATCCCCGAGGTGGTCAACCAGGTCGCGTTCGAGGTGATCGGCAACGACGTCGCGATCACCATGGCCGCCGAGGCCGGCCAGCTCCAGCTCAACGCTTTCGAACCGATCATCCTCCACTCGCTGTCGGAGTCCGTGACCCACCTGCGTGCCGCCTGCCTCACCCTCGCCGAGCGCTGCGTGGTCGGCATCACCGCCAACACCGAGGCGCTGCGCGCGACCGTCGAGAACTCCATCGGCCTGGTGACCGCCCTGAACCCGTACATCGGGTACACGGCCGCCACCGACATCGCGAAGGAGGCCCTCGCCAGCGGCCGGGGCGTGGCCGAACTCGTGCTGGAGAAGGGGCTGCTGCCGGCCGAGCGGCTCGCCGCCCTGCTGCGGCCCGAGGTGATCGCGGGCACCGGCGCGCCCGCGGCCTGA
- a CDS encoding 2OG-Fe dioxygenase family protein, producing MDETATTSGRVDGAQPGGQATRVRRDGYARLGAADLGIDTYALADELAELAAAYRDLPRDPYARATNRFRRYSHAVYLPWTGELSYIPGAPDEEFGTVTEYWQDEHNPEYPRVLRRLPDVPPALRGNRLLDALIRADLGHAMWLEDLRRAPVYVGVHLISLAARDREQVAISSPNCLHQDGGSPATFTFAHLVGRRNVEGGENVIATPESAGRQPDALAPEAVHARFVLTEPLDGYGVHDCRVSHYVGPVRLGAGGDEGRRDILIIGVAPYTPGL from the coding sequence ATGGACGAGACCGCGACCACGTCCGGTCGGGTGGACGGAGCCCAGCCGGGCGGGCAGGCCACGCGGGTCCGCCGGGACGGCTACGCCCGGCTCGGCGCAGCGGACCTGGGCATCGACACCTACGCACTGGCGGACGAGCTCGCCGAGCTCGCCGCGGCCTACCGGGACCTGCCCCGGGATCCGTACGCGCGGGCGACCAACCGGTTCCGCCGATACTCGCACGCCGTGTACCTGCCGTGGACCGGCGAGCTGTCCTACATCCCCGGCGCGCCCGACGAGGAGTTCGGCACCGTCACCGAGTACTGGCAGGACGAGCACAACCCGGAGTACCCGCGGGTGCTCCGGAGGCTGCCCGACGTCCCACCCGCCCTGCGCGGCAACCGGCTGCTCGACGCGCTGATCCGCGCGGACCTGGGCCACGCCATGTGGCTGGAAGACCTCCGGCGCGCCCCGGTCTACGTCGGCGTCCACCTGATCTCGCTCGCCGCGCGCGACCGGGAGCAAGTCGCGATCTCCTCGCCCAACTGCTTGCACCAGGACGGAGGTTCACCAGCCACCTTCACCTTCGCCCACCTCGTCGGCCGGCGGAACGTGGAGGGCGGCGAGAACGTCATCGCCACGCCCGAGAGTGCCGGCCGACAGCCCGACGCGCTGGCGCCCGAGGCCGTCCACGCCCGCTTCGTCCTGACCGAGCCGCTGGACGGCTACGGCGTGCACGACTGCCGCGTCAGCCACTACGTCGGCCCGGTCCGCCTCGGTGCCGGGGGTGACGAGGGTCGGCGCGACATCCTGATCATCGGCGTCGCCCCCTACACCCCCGGACTGTAG
- a CDS encoding CDGSH iron-sulfur domain-containing protein: protein MSASPDRAATRVSVVPGGPLLVEGPVEVILPDGARRLSERPVVALCVCRRSRIYPFCDTSHRRRGRACRESDRDVGEG, encoded by the coding sequence GTGTCCGCGAGCCCTGACCGGGCCGCCACCCGGGTGAGCGTCGTACCGGGAGGCCCGCTGCTGGTCGAGGGTCCGGTGGAGGTGATCCTCCCGGACGGCGCCCGGCGGCTCTCCGAGCGCCCGGTGGTGGCCTTGTGCGTGTGCCGGCGCAGCCGTATCTACCCGTTCTGCGACACCAGCCACCGTCGGCGCGGCCGGGCCTGCCGGGAGTCAGACCGCGACGTCGGCGAGGGGTGA
- a CDS encoding LysR family transcriptional regulator: protein MQRLDPRLLATLEAVVRHRSFTAAARELGYSAPAVSQQIAELERRAGLRVLERRPVRPTPAGQVLLDAEQGVRSALAAASVELDAMRAGTAGRIRLGAFASAAAGIVPKALAQLHTAYPDVQVSLSQLEPEAGYGRLKRGDMDLALSYDYDFIPLPPPRTLRRTLVARDPVVAVVPAGHHLADRDVIDLASLASETWIAAPEAALRLELLAQIAKTPGFQARLAYEGDDFNTVLGFVAAGLCVAVMPQLALPRGTTEVVARPLADPELTRFIYAVRIDTRHTPRALLALERMLAEQALAALS, encoded by the coding sequence ATGCAGAGACTGGACCCCCGTCTGCTCGCCACCCTCGAAGCCGTGGTCCGCCACCGTTCGTTCACCGCCGCCGCCCGCGAGCTGGGCTACAGCGCGCCCGCCGTCTCGCAGCAGATCGCCGAACTCGAACGCCGGGCGGGTCTCCGGGTGCTGGAGCGCCGGCCCGTGCGGCCGACCCCGGCCGGCCAGGTCCTGCTCGACGCCGAACAGGGAGTCAGGAGCGCCCTGGCGGCGGCGTCCGTGGAACTCGACGCCATGCGCGCCGGCACGGCCGGACGGATCCGGCTCGGCGCCTTCGCCTCCGCCGCCGCCGGCATCGTTCCGAAGGCGCTGGCGCAGCTGCACACGGCGTACCCCGACGTGCAGGTCAGCCTCTCCCAGCTGGAGCCCGAAGCCGGCTACGGCCGCCTCAAACGGGGAGACATGGACCTGGCCCTCAGCTACGACTACGACTTCATACCCCTGCCGCCGCCCCGGACGCTGCGCCGGACGCTGGTCGCCCGGGATCCGGTCGTGGCGGTGGTCCCGGCCGGCCACCACCTCGCCGACCGGGACGTCATCGACCTGGCCAGTCTCGCGTCCGAGACCTGGATCGCGGCCCCGGAGGCGGCGCTGCGCCTGGAACTGCTCGCCCAGATCGCCAAGACGCCGGGCTTCCAGGCGCGGCTGGCGTACGAGGGCGACGACTTCAACACCGTGCTGGGCTTCGTGGCCGCGGGCCTGTGCGTCGCGGTCATGCCGCAGCTGGCGCTCCCCCGGGGCACCACCGAGGTCGTGGCGCGTCCGCTGGCCGACCCGGAGCTGACGCGCTTCATCTACGCCGTCCGCATCGACACCCGGCACACCCCTCGCGCCCTGCTGGCCCTGGAGCGGATGCTCGCGGAGCAGGCGCTGGCCGCCCTCTCGTGA
- a CDS encoding HemK2/MTQ2 family protein methyltransferase: MLLVRPPGVYSPQADTELLTACVRREALGGSSRVLDLCTGTGAVALAAARTGALVTAVDLSARAVAAAWCNTLLHRGRVRLYRGDLLDPIPDERFDLVTANPPYVPAGPDRRGPGRGAALAWDAGPDGRLVLDRICRTVPRVLTGGGVLLVVQSDLADVPATLALLRAAGLRTSVVARRRQPFGPVMTARAALFEQLGVIGPGEREEELVVVRGVREP; the protein is encoded by the coding sequence ATGCTGCTGGTTCGACCGCCCGGGGTCTACTCACCCCAGGCGGACACGGAACTGCTGACCGCCTGTGTGCGCCGGGAGGCGCTGGGCGGCTCCAGCCGCGTGCTCGACCTGTGCACCGGGACCGGGGCCGTGGCGCTCGCCGCCGCGCGCACCGGGGCGCTGGTCACCGCGGTCGACCTGTCCGCCCGGGCGGTCGCCGCCGCCTGGTGCAACACCCTCCTTCACCGCGGCCGGGTCAGGCTGTACCGGGGTGACCTGCTGGATCCGATCCCCGACGAGCGTTTCGACCTGGTGACCGCCAACCCGCCGTACGTCCCCGCCGGCCCCGACCGGCGGGGACCCGGCCGGGGCGCGGCCCTGGCCTGGGACGCCGGGCCGGACGGTCGGCTGGTCCTGGACCGGATCTGCCGGACGGTCCCGCGGGTGCTGACCGGGGGCGGGGTGCTGCTGGTCGTACAGTCCGACCTCGCGGACGTCCCGGCGACCCTCGCACTGTTGCGTGCGGCCGGGCTGCGCACGTCGGTGGTGGCGCGGCGGCGCCAGCCGTTCGGGCCGGTGATGACGGCCCGGGCCGCCCTGTTCGAGCAACTCGGGGTGATCGGTCCGGGTGAGCGTGAGGAGGAGCTGGTGGTGGTGCGCGGTGTCCGCGAGCCCTGA
- a CDS encoding YVTN family beta-propeller repeat protein, producing MTHGNRSRRYRPVLMSLALALCAPAACSPPPDKEPSAPAPATSPGPTRSPATADQSAAATPQPTGGPLPGMPAPLDPHDLYAADRPGQLADAVSQFPSRVYVPNTESDTVSVIDPATYQVVDTLHVGRQPQHVVPSWDLKTLWVNNDLGNSLTPIDPATGKPGEPVDVHDPYNLYFTPDGRHAVVMASADHQLVFRDAHTMGIVKSVPADCAGVNHADFSPDGRYFIVSCEFSGELLKVDTAAMTVLAKQKIPHNGSMPQDVKISPDGRTWYVADMVADGVWVLDGDAFTPPTLLPTGRGAHGLYVSRDSRNLYVSNRGEGSISVLDFATNQVTATWHLPGGGSPDMGGVSADGKVLWLSGRYDSAVYAISTDDGHLISKIKVGAGPHGLCVYPQPGRYSLGHTGIFR from the coding sequence ATGACCCATGGCAACCGTTCCCGCCGGTACCGCCCGGTCCTGATGTCTCTCGCGCTCGCGCTCTGCGCACCGGCGGCATGTTCGCCGCCCCCGGACAAGGAGCCTTCCGCCCCCGCTCCAGCCACCTCACCAGGCCCGACCCGCTCACCGGCGACCGCGGACCAGTCGGCCGCGGCAACCCCGCAGCCGACCGGAGGGCCGCTTCCCGGCATGCCGGCGCCACTGGACCCCCACGACCTCTACGCCGCCGACCGCCCAGGCCAACTGGCCGACGCCGTGAGCCAGTTCCCCTCACGGGTCTACGTACCGAACACCGAGTCCGACACCGTCAGCGTGATCGACCCCGCCACCTACCAGGTCGTCGACACCCTGCACGTGGGCCGCCAGCCCCAGCACGTCGTCCCCTCATGGGACCTCAAGACGCTGTGGGTCAACAACGACCTCGGCAACAGCCTCACTCCCATCGACCCCGCCACGGGGAAGCCGGGCGAGCCGGTGGACGTCCACGACCCCTACAACCTCTACTTCACCCCGGACGGCCGCCACGCCGTCGTCATGGCCTCCGCCGACCACCAGCTCGTCTTCCGCGACGCCCACACCATGGGCATCGTCAAGTCCGTCCCGGCCGACTGCGCGGGCGTCAACCACGCCGACTTCTCCCCCGACGGCCGCTACTTCATCGTCTCCTGCGAGTTCTCCGGCGAACTCCTCAAGGTCGACACCGCCGCCATGACCGTCCTCGCCAAACAGAAGATCCCCCACAACGGCTCCATGCCCCAGGACGTCAAGATCTCCCCGGACGGGCGGACCTGGTACGTCGCCGACATGGTCGCCGACGGTGTGTGGGTCCTGGACGGCGACGCCTTCACGCCACCCACCCTGCTGCCCACCGGCCGCGGCGCCCACGGCCTCTACGTCAGCCGGGACTCCAGGAACCTGTACGTCTCCAACCGGGGCGAAGGCTCCATCTCCGTCCTCGACTTCGCCACCAACCAGGTCACCGCCACCTGGCACCTGCCCGGCGGCGGCAGCCCCGACATGGGGGGCGTGTCCGCCGACGGCAAGGTCCTGTGGCTCAGCGGCCGCTACGACTCCGCCGTCTACGCCATCTCCACCGACGACGGCCACCTCATCTCGAAGATCAAGGTCGGCGCGGGGCCGCACGGCCTGTGCGTCTACCCCCAACCCGGGCGCTACTCCCTCGGACACACCGGCATCTTCCGCTGA
- a CDS encoding amino acid permease produces MSEQFLKDEKRPSTRHVDAGDTGYSKSLKPRHVNMIAIGGAIGTGLFLGAGGRLADAGPSLFVAYAVCGVFAFLVVRALGELVLYRPSSGAFVSYAREFLGEKGAYTAGWMYFLNWATTGIADITAVATYAHYWHLFSDVPQWVIALIALAAVLTVNLISVRIFGELEFWFAIVKVSALVVFMGIAIVLLVTRHPVDGVTPGPSLIADNGGVFPNGLLPMLLIIQGVVFAYASVELVGVTAGETENPEKIMPKAINSIMWRVGLFYVGSVLLLSMLLPWNRYTAGQSPFVTVLSHIGVPAAGSVMNLVVLTAAMSSLNSGLYSTGRILRSMAVNGSAPRFTARMSRSQVPYGGILLTSGMCVLGVGLNFVVPADAFEIVLNLAAIGILATWGMIMICHLFFWRKTQAGELTRPAYRLPGSPWTELVTLAFLLTVLVLMYADGGAGRTTVLCVPLIAAALVAGWYAIRGRLSRHADRSDG; encoded by the coding sequence GTGAGCGAGCAGTTCCTCAAAGACGAGAAGCGCCCCTCCACCCGTCACGTCGACGCCGGGGACACCGGCTACAGCAAGTCCTTGAAACCCCGGCACGTCAACATGATCGCCATCGGCGGTGCCATCGGCACCGGCCTGTTCCTCGGGGCCGGCGGCCGCCTCGCCGATGCCGGGCCCTCCCTGTTCGTCGCCTACGCGGTGTGCGGCGTATTCGCGTTCCTCGTCGTGAGAGCGCTCGGCGAACTCGTCCTGTACCGGCCGTCCTCCGGCGCCTTCGTCTCGTACGCCCGGGAGTTCCTGGGGGAGAAGGGGGCGTACACGGCGGGCTGGATGTACTTCCTCAACTGGGCGACCACCGGTATCGCCGACATCACCGCGGTGGCCACGTACGCCCACTACTGGCACCTGTTCTCCGACGTCCCGCAGTGGGTGATCGCGCTCATAGCCCTGGCGGCGGTCCTCACCGTGAACCTCATATCGGTACGGATCTTCGGTGAACTGGAGTTCTGGTTCGCCATCGTGAAGGTCAGCGCACTGGTCGTCTTCATGGGCATCGCGATCGTCCTCCTGGTCACCAGGCACCCGGTGGACGGCGTCACTCCCGGCCCCTCCCTGATCGCCGACAACGGCGGCGTCTTCCCCAACGGTCTGCTGCCGATGCTGCTGATCATCCAGGGCGTCGTCTTCGCCTACGCCTCCGTCGAACTGGTCGGCGTCACGGCGGGTGAGACCGAGAACCCCGAGAAGATCATGCCGAAGGCGATCAACTCGATCATGTGGCGGGTGGGCCTGTTCTACGTCGGTTCGGTGCTCCTGCTGTCGATGCTGCTGCCGTGGAACAGGTACACAGCCGGCCAGAGCCCGTTCGTGACCGTGCTCTCCCACATCGGCGTGCCGGCCGCCGGCAGCGTGATGAACCTGGTGGTCCTCACCGCGGCGATGTCCTCGCTCAACTCCGGCCTCTACTCCACCGGCCGCATCCTGCGCTCCATGGCGGTCAACGGTTCCGCCCCGCGCTTCACCGCCCGGATGAGCCGCAGCCAGGTGCCCTACGGCGGCATCCTGCTCACCAGCGGCATGTGCGTCCTCGGAGTGGGCCTCAACTTCGTGGTGCCCGCGGACGCGTTCGAGATCGTGCTCAACCTCGCGGCGATCGGCATCCTCGCCACCTGGGGCATGATCATGATCTGTCACCTCTTCTTCTGGCGGAAGACCCAGGCCGGTGAACTGACCCGCCCCGCCTACCGGTTGCCGGGCTCGCCGTGGACCGAACTCGTGACGCTGGCCTTCCTCCTGACCGTCCTGGTCCTGATGTACGCCGACGGCGGCGCCGGACGCACCACCGTGCTCTGCGTACCGCTGATCGCCGCCGCCCTGGTCGCCGGCTGGTACGCGATCCGCGGCCGCCTCTCGCGCCACGCCGACAGGTCCGACGGCTGA
- a CDS encoding iron-containing redox enzyme family protein: protein MDGREQQEPTSGPGEGTPDAPLPAPRGPLSAAVLELVADGPPGTGPRLTPLSPSHDPWGEDHQLALHLCYELHDRGLPGVDPGWEWDPGLLALRRELEESFLAAVHAETQPVPPLRYLLEQLLAEPSADFGPSHFLLAEGERQHAREYLVHRSVYHLKEADPQLWVLPRIHGPAQATLMAIAYDEYGAGRPERAHCLLFARMMAAFGLDPGYGRYRDLVPAPMLAVVNLMTLFGLHRALRGAAVGQFAAIEITSSPGSARLAEALERMGGGADGTLFYREHVEADAVHEQLVRRGVIAELLATEPELAEDIAFGIAAATTVDARFAEHLLGSWRAGRTSLRSPLADVAV from the coding sequence ATGGACGGACGTGAGCAGCAGGAACCGACGTCGGGCCCGGGGGAGGGGACGCCCGACGCCCCGCTCCCCGCACCACGCGGGCCGCTGTCGGCGGCAGTGCTCGAACTCGTTGCGGACGGGCCTCCCGGCACAGGACCACGGCTCACACCGCTCAGTCCCTCCCACGACCCCTGGGGCGAGGACCACCAGCTGGCACTGCACCTGTGCTACGAACTCCACGACCGGGGCCTGCCGGGTGTCGACCCGGGCTGGGAATGGGATCCCGGGCTCCTCGCTCTGCGCCGCGAGCTGGAGGAGTCCTTCCTGGCCGCGGTACACGCCGAGACGCAGCCGGTACCCCCGTTGCGGTACCTGCTGGAGCAACTGCTGGCGGAGCCGTCCGCGGACTTCGGGCCGTCGCACTTCCTGCTGGCGGAGGGGGAGCGCCAGCACGCTCGGGAGTACCTGGTGCACCGGTCCGTCTACCACCTCAAGGAGGCGGACCCGCAACTGTGGGTCCTGCCGCGGATCCACGGCCCGGCGCAGGCCACGCTCATGGCGATCGCCTACGACGAGTACGGCGCCGGACGCCCCGAACGGGCCCACTGCCTGCTCTTCGCCCGGATGATGGCCGCCTTCGGCCTCGACCCCGGTTACGGGCGCTACCGGGACCTGGTTCCCGCCCCCATGCTGGCGGTGGTCAACCTCATGACCCTCTTCGGGCTGCACCGCGCGCTGCGCGGCGCGGCCGTCGGGCAGTTCGCGGCCATCGAGATCACCTCCTCGCCCGGCTCGGCCCGGCTCGCGGAAGCCCTGGAGCGGATGGGCGGCGGGGCGGACGGCACCCTGTTCTACCGTGAGCACGTCGAGGCCGACGCCGTCCACGAGCAGCTGGTACGCCGCGGCGTCATCGCGGAGCTCCTCGCCACCGAACCGGAGCTGGCCGAGGACATCGCCTTCGGCATCGCCGCCGCCACCACGGTCGACGCCCGCTTCGCCGAGCACCTGCTCGGTTCCTGGCGCGCCGGGCGGACGTCCCTGCGCTCACCCCTCGCCGACGTCGCGGTCTGA
- a CDS encoding FadR/GntR family transcriptional regulator, translating to MEAVFGHLRGAIERGEYVVGDKLPSEAELCRTLEVSRPVLREALRALQAMGLTVSKTGRGTFVVANTVEDPTFGDYAASDLLEVRRHVEIPVAGYAALRRTPEDLDHLTHLLDRMERETDTTAWVALDTVFHLAVAEASRNPVFRRVIEEIRDALARQSAFLNELGDRREQSNCEHRAIVEALIDGSEPDAVEAMSHHLHRVEATLTDIVRPQRTDIPPTEGRPEA from the coding sequence ATGGAAGCGGTGTTCGGCCACCTCCGCGGTGCCATCGAGCGCGGCGAGTACGTGGTGGGGGACAAGCTCCCCTCCGAAGCGGAGCTGTGCCGGACCCTGGAGGTCAGCCGGCCGGTGCTGCGGGAGGCGCTCAGGGCCCTGCAGGCCATGGGACTGACCGTCTCCAAGACCGGCAGGGGCACCTTCGTCGTGGCGAACACGGTCGAGGACCCCACCTTCGGCGACTACGCCGCCAGCGACCTCCTGGAGGTGCGCCGCCACGTCGAGATCCCGGTCGCCGGGTACGCGGCGCTGCGCCGCACCCCGGAGGACCTGGACCATCTGACCCATCTGCTCGACCGGATGGAGCGGGAGACCGACACCACCGCATGGGTCGCCCTGGACACTGTCTTCCACCTGGCGGTGGCCGAGGCCTCCCGCAACCCGGTCTTCCGGCGGGTCATCGAGGAGATCCGGGACGCACTGGCGCGTCAGTCGGCGTTCCTCAACGAACTCGGCGATCGACGCGAGCAGTCCAACTGCGAGCACCGGGCGATCGTCGAAGCACTGATCGACGGGTCCGAGCCGGACGCGGTGGAGGCCATGTCCCACCACCTGCATCGCGTCGAGGCCACCCTCACCGACATCGTGCGCCCCCAGCGTACGGACATCCCCCCAACAGAAGGCAGACCCGAGGCGTGA